Proteins encoded together in one Acidimicrobiales bacterium window:
- a CDS encoding ABC transporter ATP-binding protein, producing the protein MSNPATAIGVSWSGVSVDLGGRTVVDCVDLEVAAGSWTTVVGPNGAGKTTLLRVLAGTVAHSGTVRVGSVRTSEPSGRSRARLLAVVPQHPVIPPGMQVFDYALLGRSPHQGLRFSASATDRRATAAVLNRLDLTPFSDRAVDSLSGGERQRVVVARALVQETPVLVLDEPTSFLDLGHQLEVLELVAELRSERDLTVVGSLHDLSVVGQFADRIAVLDAGRLVADGRPAEILTPELIARHWGVDARTEVDDEGAVTVTVHRRRPG; encoded by the coding sequence ATGAGTAATCCGGCAACGGCCATCGGCGTGTCCTGGTCAGGGGTCTCCGTGGACCTGGGAGGTCGGACGGTTGTCGACTGCGTAGACCTGGAGGTGGCCGCCGGGTCCTGGACTACGGTCGTCGGCCCCAACGGCGCTGGTAAGACCACGTTGCTGCGCGTCCTGGCCGGCACCGTCGCACATTCGGGGACGGTCCGGGTCGGGTCAGTGAGAACTTCGGAACCCTCCGGGCGGAGCCGGGCCCGACTTCTGGCCGTGGTTCCCCAGCATCCCGTGATCCCACCGGGCATGCAGGTATTCGACTACGCCCTCCTCGGGCGATCCCCCCACCAGGGTCTCCGGTTTTCGGCCTCCGCCACCGACCGTCGCGCCACCGCCGCAGTCCTTAACCGCCTGGACCTCACCCCGTTCAGCGACCGGGCCGTGGACTCGCTGTCGGGTGGAGAGCGTCAGCGGGTGGTAGTGGCCCGGGCCCTGGTCCAGGAGACACCGGTCCTGGTGCTGGATGAGCCGACCTCGTTCCTGGACCTCGGCCACCAGTTGGAGGTACTGGAACTGGTCGCCGAGCTCCGGTCCGAACGGGACCTGACCGTGGTCGGCTCGCTGCACGACCTATCGGTGGTCGGCCAGTTCGCCGACCGGATCGCCGTCCTGGATGCCGGCCGGCTGGTGGCCGACGGTCGTCCGGCCGAGATCCTCACCCCGGAACTAATAGCCCGCCACTGGGGGGTCGACGCTCGCACCGAGGTCGACGACGAGGGGGCGGTAACGGTGACCGTCCACCGTCGTCGTCCAGGCTGA
- a CDS encoding iron ABC transporter permease: protein MTSKAGRLNPEGDGRSLLGIRWLLAGVGAVLVSAVIGVATGPVAIPLGQVIRELLDRLPLLEVDSSLSAADRAIVWDLRAPRVVLGLLVGALLAGSGAAYQGVFRNPLADPYLLGIAAGAGLGATIAIVAELREVLGVDPVPLVAFAGALMAVTAAGTLSVRRGRVGSPTTLILAGVAVANFFTAIQTFVQQQNSETLQQVFAWILGRLSTAGWAEVRLLLPYAAVCVVGLVLAVGPLDVLAVGDEEASTLGLRPRAARRAILAVASLGAAAAVAVSGLIGFVGLVVPHAVRLVAGASHRRVIPLSLLFGGAFLALADVVARTVQAPAELPIGVITAFVGAPFFLVILRRQMAS from the coding sequence CCTCCAAGGCAGGCCGGCTAAACCCCGAGGGTGACGGACGGTCGCTCCTCGGGATTCGCTGGCTCCTGGCCGGGGTTGGTGCCGTCCTGGTCTCGGCTGTGATCGGTGTGGCCACCGGACCGGTAGCCATTCCCCTCGGACAAGTAATCCGGGAACTTCTTGACCGGTTGCCTCTTCTGGAGGTCGACTCATCCCTGTCGGCCGCCGACCGGGCCATTGTCTGGGACCTCCGGGCACCCCGGGTGGTCCTGGGTCTACTGGTGGGAGCGCTGCTAGCTGGATCTGGGGCTGCCTACCAGGGTGTTTTTCGGAACCCGCTGGCTGATCCCTACCTGCTAGGAATTGCTGCCGGGGCGGGCCTGGGCGCCACCATCGCCATCGTGGCCGAGCTCCGGGAGGTCCTTGGTGTCGACCCCGTCCCACTGGTCGCCTTCGCCGGGGCCCTGATGGCCGTCACGGCAGCCGGTACCTTGAGCGTCCGTCGAGGTCGGGTCGGCTCACCAACCACCCTCATCCTGGCCGGGGTGGCTGTAGCCAACTTCTTCACGGCCATCCAGACCTTCGTCCAGCAGCAGAACTCCGAGACTCTTCAGCAGGTCTTCGCGTGGATCCTGGGTCGCTTGTCCACCGCCGGATGGGCCGAGGTGCGACTACTTCTCCCCTACGCCGCGGTCTGTGTGGTCGGCCTAGTGCTGGCCGTCGGCCCCCTGGACGTCCTGGCCGTAGGCGACGAGGAGGCCAGTACGCTCGGCTTGCGACCCCGTGCCGCCCGTCGGGCCATCCTGGCCGTCGCATCGCTGGGTGCGGCGGCCGCTGTGGCAGTTAGCGGACTCATTGGATTTGTCGGCCTTGTCGTTCCCCACGCGGTTCGTCTGGTGGCCGGCGCCAGCCATCGGCGGGTCATCCCCCTGTCCCTGCTGTTCGGTGGCGCCTTCCTTGCCCTAGCCGACGTGGTGGCCCGGACCGTCCAGGCCCCGGCCGAGCTCCCTATCGGCGTCATCACCGCCTTCGTCGGGGCCCCGTTCTTCCTGGTCATCCTCCGTCGGCAGATGGCCTCATGA